From the genome of Pseudomonas sp. TMP9, one region includes:
- a CDS encoding fasciclin domain-containing protein encodes MFAQLTTTSQRLKRTLMLTTAALTFAALPAFAADHGAKKDIVDTAVAAGQFNTLVTAVTAAGLVETLKGEGPFTVFAPNDAAFAKIPKADLDALLADKEKLSAVLTYHVVPGKMMAADLAGKTALKTVQGGELTLDTSNGVTVDGASVISADIETSNGVIHVIDSVVLPK; translated from the coding sequence ATGTTTGCTCAACTGACTACGACTTCCCAACGCCTCAAGCGCACGCTGATGCTGACCACTGCCGCCCTTACCTTCGCTGCACTGCCAGCCTTTGCCGCCGATCACGGCGCTAAGAAAGATATCGTCGACACCGCTGTCGCCGCCGGCCAGTTCAACACGCTGGTAACGGCTGTCACCGCAGCAGGCCTGGTTGAAACCCTCAAAGGTGAGGGCCCGTTCACTGTCTTCGCGCCCAATGATGCCGCCTTTGCCAAAATCCCTAAGGCTGACCTCGACGCCTTGCTTGCTGACAAAGAAAAGCTCTCCGCCGTGCTCACTTACCACGTCGTACCGGGCAAGATGATGGCCGCTGATCTGGCCGGTAAAACCGCGCTAAAAACTGTACAAGGTGGTGAACTCACGCTGGACACCAGCAACGGTGTCACCGTCGATGGCGCCTCGGTCATCAGTGCCGACATTGAG